Sequence from the Anaerolineales bacterium genome:
GCAAAAACAGGATCGCCTACCGATTTTTGAATGGGTCTTGCTGCGCTGGTCAGCCGTGTTTCATCGACCGCTGCCATTCCCTCCATCACGCGTCCATCCACGGGCATGCGTTCGCCCGGCTTGATCAGGATATGGTCACCCCGCTTCAAATCGAACGCCTCGACCTCCTGCCATTGATCGTCTGATCGCCGCCAGGCCGTTTCCGGCTGTAGCTTGAGCAGCTCGCGTATGTCCTTGCGTGCCCGCCATTCTTCAGATTTCTCCAGGTAGCGTCCCAGTGTGATGAACGTGGTAACCATCGCCACAGAATCAAAGTAAACCTCACCCTGCCCTTCGAGAGCGTTGTACACGCTGTATCCGTATGCGGACAGCGTACCGAGTGAAACCAGCGTATCCATCCCCACACTGGCGGCCCGTAGCGCACGCCAGGCGCCATGCAAGAAGGAATACCCACCGATAAAGAGCACCGGCGTCGTAAGCGCCCATGCCAAGTATTCCAAGTTGCGCACGCTGGCGCTGCCGGCTCCTCCACGCGCATACAGGGGATATAACTGCAGCAGATAGAGCAGCATCACCTGCATGCCGAATGCAGAAGCGACGAGCAGCTGCAGCAGTATGTTCTGCCGCTTCCGGATTGCGTGTTTCTCCTGGGGAATCGAGCGCAGCCAATCACGGTTGATCACAGTATCCAGGGCGTGCAGCGCCTTGTTCAAATCAGCCTCCTTCAGACCGCAGCGGGGGATACCGCTGCTCGGAGCACTTTCGTCATGAACGTGAAAGACCGGTTCAGCTTTGCCAAGGTCCATTGTGAGTGGTCAGCTATAGTGTACGGAAGCATCGCAGGGTATCGAATCCCTGCATATTCCGCCGGTCGTTGATTTAATTGGAAAAGACTTCAAATTATGGGGTAGCAGATACGGCTTGTATCCATTAATGTCCTCGATGTCGGGGCACGCTGATCTTGATTGACGTCAAGGATTTGTCCCACGTTCTACCCCCACGCGCAAGTATACTTCATAAGAAAGGTCTATTCAACACGCAGCTCGTTTACATTCAATATTCCCACACCGTCTTCGTCAAACCTGGATCATCACGACATCAACTTTCGAAATACGAACCAAGCCGGTGAGCGCGATAAAATCCCACTACAGTACCCTTTTAATTCGCCTGGCCGAATTGGAATTCTGCGCCGACTTCTGTATGATATAGTACG
This genomic interval carries:
- a CDS encoding HAD-IC family P-type ATPase, with the protein product MDLGKAEPVFHVHDESAPSSGIPRCGLKEADLNKALHALDTVINRDWLRSIPQEKHAIRKRQNILLQLLVASAFGMQVMLLYLLQLYPLYARGGAGSASVRNLEYLAWALTTPVLFIGGYSFLHGAWRALRAASVGMDTLVSLGTLSAYGYSVYNALEGQGEVYFDSVAMVTTFITLGRYLEKSEEWRARKDIRELLKLQPETAWRRSDDQWQEVEAFDLKRGDHILIKPGERMPVDGRVMEGMAAVDETRLTSAARPIQKSVGDPVFAGTLVVDETLRCEVVQPVDGTRMAEIKRMVQEILNAKPPAQRLADQVARYLVFSVVAAASLTFLGWSMAGATPTKAVLTAVTVLVIACPCALGLATPLALTRVLG